In the Magnolia sinica isolate HGM2019 chromosome 15, MsV1, whole genome shotgun sequence genome, one interval contains:
- the LOC131227099 gene encoding ATP-dependent DNA helicase Q-like 3, whose amino-acid sequence MENQVAILKEKRVPAEYLSSTQTQHVKEKIYEDLDSGKPSLRLLYVTPELVATHGFKSKLTKLYTRGLLNLIAIDEAHCISTWGHDFRPSYRKLSSLRKHLPDVPVLALTATAVPKVEKDVIDSLCLLRPLVLRASFNRPNIFYEVRYKDLLDDTCADLCNLLKSSGDVCSIVYCLERTACDDLSGHLSKAGISCAAYHAGLNNKLRSSVLDDWISSKIQVVVATVAKFQGIDRKDVRFVCHFNIPKSMEAFYQESGRAGRDQLPSRSVLYYGLDDCKRMEFILSSTGGKKSQSSNSQDGLLKKSLADFNQMVEYCEGSGCRRKKILESFGEQVPASFCGKSCDACKHPNLVAKYLKELANIPSNCQKNGPSPVFISRLSTTAAEDQETEFWNRDDEASCSDEDISDSDDGMEVVNSLARSKFSSKSRLSERIECLQRAEEAYYQKKDPNKQTGGLGDKKAISEALREAAKQRLSNALKQAHQRLGDLLIDSEASAAVLENECYKKYSKVGKTFYNSQVASTVRWLSSSNSKQISDRLGTNSIQNNDDSKPNIASSSSVERTTDHDQLLAEANKEENHGIAQSEASFKSIQMELPPREAAPPPIPSFSEFVTKKGKVGQSNLSPSVRTQTNTHLRNDAEKRRRLQ is encoded by the exons ATG GAAAACCAAGTAgcaatattgaaggaaaaaagagTTCCGGCAGAATATCTTTCCTCAACCCAAACACAGCATGTCAAAGAGAAG ATTTATGAAGACCTAGATTCTGGAAAGCCATCCTTAAGGTTGCTGTATGTGACACCAGAACTGGTTGCAACACATGGATTCAAGTCAAAGCTAACAAAGCTCTATACTAGAGGACTGTTAAACCTAATTGCCATAGATGAG GCCCATTGCATCTCCACATGGGGCCACGACTTTAG GCCTAGTTACCGCAAACTTTCGTCTCTAAGGAAGCACCTTCCAGATGTGCCAGTATTGGCTTTGACAGCCACTGCCGTTCCTAA AGTTGAAAAGGATGTGATAGACTCATTGTGCTTGCTACGCCCTCTAGTCCTGCGTGCATCCTTCAATCGTCCTAATATATTTTATGAAG TTCGGTATAAAGATCTTTTGGATGACACCTGTGCCGATTTGTGCAATCTTCTCAAGTCGAGTGGAGATGTCTGCTCGATTGTTTACTGCCTTGAACGCACAGCATGCGATGATTTGTCTGGTCATCTATCAAAGGCTGGCATTTCTTGTGCTG CTTACCATGCAGGGTTGAACAATAAACTCCGCAGCTCTGTTTTAGATGACTGGATTTCTTCCAAAATACAAGTCGTTGTAGCAACAGTGG CCAAATTTCAGGGTATAGATAGAAAGGATGTTCGGTTTGTCTGCCACTTCAATATTCCTAAGTCAATGGAAGCCTTCTATCAAGAATCTGGAAGAGCTGGCCGTGATCAATTGCCTTCAAGAAGTGTTTTGTACTATGGCTTGGATGATTGCAAAAGAATG GAATTCATTTTGAGCAGCACTGGAGGAAAAAAGTCCCAATCTTCAAACTCCCAGGACGGTTTGTTAAAAAAATCTCTGGCGGACTTCAATCAG ATGGTCGAGTACTGTGAAGGGTCTGGCTGTCGCAGGAAAAAAATTCTTGAGAGTTTTGGAGAACAG GTTCCTGCATCATTTTGTGGAAAATCATGCGATGCATGCAAGCATCCGAACCTAGTTGCTAAGTATTTGAAGGAACTTGCCAACATTCCTAGCAATTGCCAGAAGAATGGACCGTCTCCTGTTTTCATCAGCAG ATTGTCCACTACGGCTGCAGAAGATCAAGAAACTGAATTCTGGAATCGTGATGATGAAGCAAGCTGTTCTGATGAAGATATATCTGATTCTGATG ATGGCATGGAGGTTGTGAACAGCCTAGCCAGGTCAAAGTTCTCTTCAAAGTCAAGGCTAAGTgagagaattgaatgcctacagcGTGCGGAAGAGGCTTATTATCAGAAAAAAGACCCCAATAAACAG ACAGGCGGTCTTGGGGACAAGAAGGCTATATCAGAAGCCTTGAGGGAAGCAGCCAAACAACGGTTGTCAAACGCTCTAAAACAGGCCCACCAGCGGCTCGGTGATTTGCT AATTGATTCCGAGGCATCCGCCGCAGTACTTGAAAACGAATGCTACAAGAAATACAGTAAGGTTGGAAAGACATTCTACAATTCACAAGTCGCGAGCACAGTCAGATGGCTATCATCATCGAATTCAAAACAGATCAGTGATCGTCTGGGCACCAATTCTATTCAGAATAACGATGATTCTAAGCCGAACATTGCATCTTCTTCGTCTGTGGAAAGGACCACAGATCATGATCAACTGCTTGCAGAAGCGAATAAAGAAGAAAACCATGGCATTGCTCAATCAGAAGCTTCTTTTAAATCCATACAGATGGAGCTTCCCCCTCGAGAGGCAGCACCTCCTCCCATCCCCTCGTTTTCGGAGTTTGTTACTAAGAAAGGGAAGGTGGGCCAATCAAATCTTTCACCGTCCGTGAGAACGCAGACGAATACACACCTGAGGAATGATGCAGAGAAGAGGAGGAGACTGCAATAA